In Polyangiaceae bacterium, a genomic segment contains:
- a CDS encoding DNRLRE domain-containing protein, with protein sequence MAHSFRLGGVRLGSVFGQLSARASKALLLVGLAASTSGMIACSSAPPDGDGVEEPVATTSEGLVQLDITAVARIDDDQASNVDFGKNGGAPYFCVGANNSGGPNAGQKRYGMLRFDLSQIPAGAIVSSATLTLNTEYCDVVSTSSNCADKTAVTTDTVSLRRIGSSPDWVETSTNSGFCAGATTTNSMFSLPAASTSFSVSTAKAYAVSVTSDVKAWVEGTNPAENNGWLITSNAANTSPARMKFFYSANSASSDKRPQLRVIYSHGLGRACTSDTQCSTGHCTNNVCCNVAACTAQDQCHNAGTCQAGTGVCSNPAKANGTTCTDPNPSNPCDVGKCQSGSCTSQPANTGAQCRPSGGECDPAEFCANGSTSCPGDSKSPNGTACTDDGLPCTTDRCNGSSNACIHAAGNAGTICNPSAGVCDVAETCTGSSTQCPANVFRPNTFECRSPSCANGPPAVATLPANCTGSSAACPSLQTLNCPSNLCSGNFCSGGCTIDSQCQPGNYCDAGTCTPKLDTGKQCTTSNSCTSGNCIDGFCCNTACGNGSATDCQSCNQSGSQGTCRPLPSNTTCRAANGVCDVAEVCNGSATSCPADGFKSASSSCRNASCSNGTATQAANCTGSSPACPGVTTNQCTPYLCSGTACGTTCSSDANCVTGNFCNGSACQPKRSNGASCSAANQCTSGHCVDGVCCNSACTGQCQACDSPNAGTCSAVTGAPHGTRAACASDGTLCGGSCNGTLTTACAYPGGTTECRGWACSTSNEATLQAFCNGAGACPAEQTQQCDPFLCGPTGCFGPCTSDIECLDGKYCSAGVCVDKLSNGTTCAAGNQCSSGHCIDGVCCDGTCNGQCEACDVTGKEGTCSAVTGDPHGARPACNTDGSQCGGTCNGATRFTCEYPGAGVRCRDASCDADVATVAAFCTGAGTCPPEVRQNCAPFQCGATQCAGDCSIDGDCNLGQVCVAGVCRDPALNGVACASGKECISGQCVDGFCCNSACNGQCEACDVGGQEGACTPVSGAPHGTRPTCNSDGSACAGVCNGTDGASCFYAGNEVECRSPSCSSGIATLPGKCIGTGSCSGLQQQACSPFACSGTQCNGNCTTDAQCGGSEFCAGGVCRGKSNLGDACTADSECLGGFCTDGVCCAERCDGQCQSCNEPAAAGACQVIVGAPRGGRKACSGFGPCASTCIGDQADACQFPDSSTECGVGTCSNGVSTNPATCNGGGTCLPPTEGVCEPYVCDSFGERCLTECTTSADCKTGFECQGNACVLPGTGGAGGSGGSGGSAGTAGNGNGGGGGTNSSGGTGNVGGSDADAGPDAGTAKSSGGDDGGCGCRTPGGSSNRNGLPLVGGLLVLGFALQRRRRNRRG encoded by the coding sequence ATGGCTCACTCCTTCCGGCTTGGCGGGGTCCGCTTGGGATCCGTCTTCGGTCAGCTGTCCGCACGCGCCAGCAAGGCGCTGCTCTTGGTCGGCTTGGCGGCTTCGACCAGCGGTATGATCGCGTGTTCTTCGGCGCCACCGGATGGGGATGGCGTGGAAGAGCCAGTCGCGACGACGTCCGAGGGCCTGGTGCAGCTCGACATCACCGCGGTCGCGAGAATAGATGATGACCAAGCCTCGAACGTAGACTTCGGCAAGAACGGCGGAGCGCCCTACTTCTGCGTGGGAGCCAACAACTCAGGTGGGCCAAACGCGGGCCAAAAGCGGTATGGGATGCTTCGGTTCGACCTATCGCAGATCCCCGCAGGCGCGATCGTCTCATCGGCAACGCTCACCCTTAACACCGAGTATTGCGACGTCGTCAGCACGTCGTCCAACTGCGCTGATAAGACGGCGGTGACCACCGATACGGTCTCCCTTCGGCGGATCGGGAGTTCCCCCGACTGGGTCGAGACATCGACGAACTCTGGGTTCTGTGCTGGCGCGACCACCACAAACTCGATGTTTAGCCTGCCTGCGGCCAGTACGTCCTTCAGCGTGAGCACGGCCAAAGCCTATGCGGTCTCGGTGACGTCGGATGTCAAAGCGTGGGTGGAAGGAACCAATCCAGCCGAGAACAACGGGTGGCTGATCACCAGCAACGCAGCGAACACGTCGCCTGCTCGAATGAAGTTCTTCTACTCCGCCAATTCCGCCTCCTCTGACAAGCGACCACAACTTCGGGTTATCTACTCTCACGGATTGGGCAGGGCTTGTACCTCCGATACCCAATGCTCCACGGGCCACTGCACCAACAACGTCTGCTGTAACGTCGCCGCCTGCACGGCCCAAGACCAATGCCACAACGCGGGCACTTGCCAGGCCGGCACCGGCGTGTGCTCGAACCCCGCCAAAGCGAACGGCACCACCTGCACCGACCCGAACCCGAGCAACCCCTGCGACGTAGGCAAATGCCAAAGCGGTAGCTGCACCTCGCAGCCAGCCAACACAGGAGCGCAGTGTCGCCCGTCGGGCGGCGAGTGCGACCCTGCAGAGTTCTGCGCCAACGGCTCGACGAGTTGCCCCGGGGATTCGAAGTCCCCCAACGGCACCGCCTGCACCGACGACGGCTTGCCGTGCACGACGGATCGCTGCAACGGCTCGAGCAACGCGTGCATTCACGCGGCGGGCAACGCGGGCACGATCTGCAATCCCTCCGCCGGCGTGTGCGACGTTGCCGAGACCTGTACGGGCAGCTCCACTCAATGCCCAGCCAACGTATTCCGTCCAAACACCTTCGAGTGCCGCTCGCCCAGCTGCGCGAACGGACCGCCGGCGGTAGCCACGCTGCCCGCGAACTGCACGGGTAGCTCCGCCGCTTGCCCGTCCTTGCAAACACTCAACTGCCCCAGCAACTTGTGCTCCGGCAACTTCTGCTCGGGCGGCTGCACCATCGATAGCCAGTGCCAACCCGGCAACTACTGCGATGCAGGCACGTGTACGCCGAAGCTCGACACCGGCAAGCAGTGCACCACCAGCAACAGCTGCACCAGCGGCAACTGCATCGACGGCTTCTGCTGCAACACCGCGTGTGGCAACGGCAGCGCCACGGACTGCCAGTCGTGCAATCAGAGCGGCTCTCAAGGCACCTGTCGGCCCCTGCCCTCCAACACCACCTGCCGCGCGGCAAACGGAGTCTGCGACGTCGCCGAGGTGTGCAACGGCTCGGCCACGAGCTGCCCGGCGGACGGCTTCAAATCGGCCAGCTCTTCCTGCCGCAACGCTAGCTGCAGCAACGGCACGGCAACTCAAGCCGCCAACTGCACCGGGAGCTCTCCAGCCTGCCCCGGCGTGACCACGAACCAGTGCACACCCTACTTGTGCAGCGGCACCGCGTGCGGAACGACGTGCAGCAGCGACGCCAACTGCGTCACCGGCAACTTCTGTAACGGCAGCGCTTGCCAACCCAAGCGCTCGAACGGCGCCTCGTGTAGCGCGGCCAACCAGTGCACCAGCGGCCACTGTGTCGACGGCGTGTGCTGCAACAGCGCCTGCACCGGGCAGTGCCAGGCCTGTGATAGCCCCAACGCTGGCACCTGCTCTGCCGTCACCGGCGCGCCCCACGGCACCCGCGCGGCGTGCGCTAGCGACGGCACGCTATGCGGCGGAAGCTGCAACGGCACCCTGACCACCGCCTGCGCATATCCCGGCGGCACCACGGAGTGCCGCGGCTGGGCCTGCAGCACGAGCAACGAAGCCACGCTGCAAGCGTTCTGCAACGGCGCCGGCGCCTGCCCCGCGGAGCAGACCCAGCAGTGCGATCCGTTCCTGTGTGGACCGACGGGCTGCTTCGGCCCCTGCACCAGCGACATCGAGTGCCTCGACGGCAAGTACTGCTCTGCGGGCGTGTGCGTCGACAAGCTGAGCAACGGCACCACCTGTGCCGCGGGGAACCAATGTAGCAGCGGGCACTGCATCGACGGGGTGTGCTGCGACGGCACCTGCAACGGTCAGTGCGAGGCCTGCGACGTCACCGGGAAGGAAGGCACCTGCAGCGCGGTGACCGGCGATCCCCACGGCGCGCGCCCGGCTTGCAACACCGACGGCAGCCAGTGCGGCGGTACCTGCAACGGAGCCACGCGCTTCACCTGCGAGTACCCCGGCGCGGGTGTCCGCTGCCGCGACGCTTCGTGCGACGCGGACGTCGCGACGGTTGCCGCCTTCTGCACCGGCGCTGGCACGTGTCCTCCGGAGGTGCGCCAGAACTGCGCGCCGTTCCAGTGCGGAGCGACTCAGTGCGCGGGTGACTGCAGCATCGACGGGGACTGCAACCTGGGTCAGGTGTGCGTCGCCGGCGTGTGCCGCGACCCGGCGCTCAACGGTGTGGCTTGCGCCAGCGGAAAGGAGTGCATCTCCGGGCAGTGCGTCGATGGCTTCTGCTGCAACAGCGCTTGCAACGGCCAGTGTGAGGCCTGCGACGTGGGCGGCCAGGAAGGCGCCTGTACACCGGTCAGCGGTGCGCCCCACGGCACTCGCCCCACCTGTAACTCCGACGGCAGCGCCTGCGCGGGCGTGTGCAACGGCACGGACGGCGCAAGCTGCTTCTACGCCGGCAACGAGGTCGAGTGCCGCTCCCCGAGCTGTTCCTCGGGGATCGCGACGCTGCCGGGCAAATGCATCGGCACCGGCTCGTGCTCGGGTCTACAGCAGCAAGCGTGCTCACCGTTCGCTTGCAGCGGCACCCAGTGCAACGGCAACTGCACCACGGACGCCCAGTGCGGCGGCAGCGAGTTCTGCGCAGGCGGCGTGTGTCGCGGCAAGTCAAACCTGGGTGATGCATGCACTGCGGACAGCGAGTGCCTCGGTGGCTTCTGCACCGACGGCGTGTGCTGCGCGGAGCGCTGCGACGGCCAGTGCCAGAGCTGCAACGAGCCCGCCGCGGCAGGCGCCTGCCAGGTGATCGTCGGAGCTCCCCGTGGCGGTCGCAAGGCCTGCAGCGGCTTTGGCCCTTGCGCCTCGACCTGCATCGGTGACCAAGCCGACGCCTGTCAGTTCCCCGACAGCAGCACCGAGTGTGGCGTCGGCACCTGCTCGAACGGTGTCTCCACGAACCCCGCGACTTGCAACGGTGGCGGCACATGTCTACCTCCGACCGAGGGCGTGTGTGAGCCGTACGTGTGCGACAGCTTCGGTGAGCGTTGCCTCACGGAATGCACGACCAGCGCGGACTGCAAGACCGGCTTCGAGTGTCAGGGCAACGCGTGCGTCCTCCCGGGCACTGGCGGCGCGGGCGGCAGCGGAGGTAGCGGCGGCAGCGCCGGTACTGCTGGCAACGGCAACGGCGGCGGCGGCGGCACGAACAGCAGCGGCGGCACCGGCAACGTGGGCGGCAGCGACGCGGACGCCGGACCCGACGCGGGCACCGCGAAGAGCAGCGGTGGCGATGATGGCGGCTGCGGCTGCCGCACCCCGGGCGGCAGCTCGAACCGTAACGGCCTGCCCCTAGTAGGCGGCTTGCTGGTCCTCGGCTTCGCGCTGCAGCGCCGGCGCCGCAATCGACGCGGGTGA
- a CDS encoding LysR family transcriptional regulator: MQLRPAEAWQAMLNWDDLRFFLALHRNSNLARAASELKVNATTVGRRLSALEEQVGARLFDRTPDGYIPTSAGVELVQHAERMEAEAFGAERRLTGADTRLKGSVRVSVTEMLATRFIASHLRTFHTKHPGITLELSCTQRSVNLTRREADVALRLSRPKEDNVITKRIAQIDLSLYAAGVYSLDCGIPEDAEKSLKGHRVLMFADSRAFNVENQWLEERLDGATIAFRSDSVSSIYAAASCGLGIALLPRSVAERDSTLVRIRTETSPTPREVWQTIHADMRNNARVRAVTEFLAGVVAARVPNGTAS; the protein is encoded by the coding sequence ATGCAGCTCAGACCTGCGGAGGCGTGGCAAGCGATGCTGAACTGGGATGATTTGCGCTTTTTTCTGGCTCTTCACCGCAACAGCAACCTCGCGCGTGCGGCTTCGGAGCTCAAGGTGAACGCCACCACCGTAGGTCGACGCCTGAGCGCCCTGGAGGAGCAAGTCGGGGCGCGACTCTTCGACCGCACGCCGGATGGCTACATCCCCACCAGCGCTGGGGTCGAGCTGGTGCAGCACGCAGAGCGCATGGAGGCCGAGGCGTTTGGAGCGGAGCGGCGCCTCACCGGCGCAGACACGCGGCTCAAGGGCAGCGTGCGGGTGAGCGTCACGGAAATGCTCGCGACGCGCTTCATCGCCTCCCATCTCAGGACTTTCCACACGAAACACCCGGGCATCACCTTGGAGCTGTCCTGCACCCAGCGCAGCGTGAATCTCACACGCCGCGAGGCAGATGTCGCGCTGCGCTTGAGTCGCCCAAAGGAAGACAATGTGATCACCAAGCGCATCGCGCAGATCGACTTGTCGCTGTACGCTGCAGGCGTTTACTCCCTCGACTGCGGTATCCCCGAGGATGCAGAGAAGTCCCTCAAGGGCCACCGGGTCTTGATGTTCGCGGACTCCCGCGCCTTCAACGTCGAGAACCAGTGGCTGGAGGAGCGCCTGGACGGCGCCACCATCGCCTTTCGCTCGGACAGTGTCTCCTCGATTTACGCCGCTGCGAGCTGTGGCCTCGGCATCGCTCTCTTGCCTCGCAGTGTGGCCGAGCGAGATTCCACGCTGGTTCGAATCCGCACGGAGACATCCCCTACGCCCCGCGAGGTGTGGCAGACGATTCACGCGGACATGCGTAACAACGCGCGGGTGCGCGCGGTGACTGAGTTCTTGGCGGGGGTGGTGGCAGCTCGGGTACCGAACGGCACTGCTTCTTGA
- a CDS encoding alpha/beta fold hydrolase, whose product MEREIELEAADDYLIGATSFEPLGEVRATLLIHGATAVPQTYYAKFARFAAAEGFRVVTYDYRGIGRSRPGTLVGFDASMHDWAELDARAAIQWAKAQGGALFGIGHSFGGQLLGLIDESHEVDAMLLVGAQLGYFGHWELLGRAKLGLVWHLLVPTTTNVFGFWPAQLGLGVDLPKGVAEEWARWCRTPGYFLGENQGARERFARFRAPTRLYTFSDDDFAPRRAVGALSRVIGSRPDWVHLRPRDLGVEEVGHFGFFKPRFSETLWRDALDYFSSQLSGAATTLLQGRRKGMELDWAGVLADLNFGRS is encoded by the coding sequence GTGGAACGCGAAATCGAGCTCGAGGCGGCGGATGACTACCTGATTGGCGCCACCAGCTTCGAGCCGCTCGGGGAGGTGCGCGCGACGTTGCTCATCCACGGTGCGACCGCCGTGCCCCAGACGTACTACGCCAAGTTCGCGCGCTTCGCCGCAGCGGAGGGTTTCCGTGTGGTGACATACGACTACCGTGGCATCGGTCGTTCGCGACCGGGCACCTTGGTCGGCTTTGACGCCTCGATGCACGACTGGGCCGAGCTTGACGCGCGCGCGGCGATCCAGTGGGCCAAGGCCCAGGGGGGCGCGCTCTTTGGCATCGGTCACAGCTTTGGCGGGCAACTGCTGGGACTGATCGACGAGAGCCACGAAGTGGACGCGATGCTGCTGGTCGGCGCGCAGCTCGGGTACTTCGGACACTGGGAGCTGCTCGGCCGTGCAAAGCTTGGGCTGGTCTGGCACTTGCTGGTGCCCACCACGACCAACGTCTTTGGCTTCTGGCCGGCACAGCTCGGCTTGGGGGTCGACCTACCGAAGGGGGTAGCTGAGGAGTGGGCCCGCTGGTGTCGCACCCCAGGATATTTCCTTGGAGAAAATCAAGGCGCCCGTGAGCGCTTTGCTCGCTTCCGCGCGCCTACCCGCCTGTACACCTTTTCCGATGACGATTTCGCTCCGCGGAGAGCCGTGGGAGCGCTGTCGCGGGTGATTGGGAGCCGCCCCGACTGGGTGCATTTGCGCCCGCGCGACTTGGGCGTGGAGGAAGTCGGACACTTCGGCTTCTTCAAGCCTCGCTTCAGCGAGACCCTTTGGCGCGATGCGTTGGACTACTTCTCGTCGCAGCTGAGTGGGGCCGCGACGACCCTGCTCCAAGGGCGGCGCAAAGGCATGGAACTCGACTGGGCTGGAGTCCTAGCCGACCTCAACTTCGGCCGGAGCTAG
- a CDS encoding penicillin acylase family protein, translated as MGFGTLLAAVALLGGGCGEDEAVNGGGSSGPPAGSPFAANREPDEVTKRPGISKPVEIVTDEFGVPHIFAENEKDAIYANGYIHARDRLFLMDAFRMLGQGRVAERIGDAGLPFDLTFRATFMTADGEQVADAVVAQLPAETIALLEAYSAGVNAYLAELREGKYQLPPSYGTALLKDVTPADIDEWLPRDTIAVARVMEWQLTDGGGDFDQYVAERIQKLPPDLFADLVRFQPSDPTVILPNWFGSAQKVTPKEPSLLGLNPKDPKHLAAYAKAQKSLAGIDFSKITHHDSPLLGGGIERDSIGSNNWVIGGEHTESGYPIIANDPHLAFVQPAQFHHAQIDTALYGGDTGTSAIGISVAGVSGIVIGHTQNVAWGGTVVGWDVTDIYVETLNDAGDAVLFNGEYVPIKRYEQTFKVGVGAAAHEETDVIEYVPHHGPILGGSKGNGKALSIKWTGRMLDNEVKGVIGLLYSKSVDDWAAALDNMSVLAQNWNGADTAGNTAYHPHALVPVRKSVSGDCAPYKPMDGTGPCEWEGFIPDDRIPQNKNRENGWLVTANNDVAGTLQDNDPTNDPQYLVAERAIGFRAGRITQLIEEQIASGKKFTLDDMQRIQADNLSLEAERMRDFLLAAADALPARVTELNLTDAIERLRNWKLTTPSGVDADYRTDSGPSAEEIDESVASSIFFAWLPRFRNAVFDDELGEYDTSLGSTDKARAMFNLLEHPDLTATGTSLFDDVTTTDVVETKDELMLQAMADALTFLAGKNAFNSSDMTTWRWGQLHGMQIKDLFGLFSGTAFITRGPYPRGGSNYTVDVAGQGGSTTNFIYGSGPQMRFVAELRPDGIVSRNALPGGQSDDPESKHYEDLLKMWLRNESFPYYFKPEDVAQHMETYELFSPAK; from the coding sequence TTGGGCTTCGGCACGCTGCTGGCTGCCGTGGCGTTGCTCGGAGGTGGGTGCGGAGAGGACGAAGCGGTCAACGGGGGCGGGAGCAGCGGTCCGCCTGCCGGCTCGCCCTTTGCGGCGAATCGTGAGCCCGACGAGGTGACCAAGCGGCCAGGCATCTCGAAGCCTGTGGAGATCGTCACCGACGAGTTCGGTGTGCCGCATATCTTCGCGGAAAACGAGAAGGACGCGATCTACGCCAACGGCTACATCCACGCTCGGGATCGCCTGTTTCTGATGGATGCGTTCCGCATGCTCGGGCAGGGCAGGGTTGCGGAGCGCATCGGCGACGCCGGCCTACCCTTCGACCTGACCTTCCGCGCCACGTTCATGACCGCGGACGGAGAGCAAGTGGCCGACGCGGTGGTAGCTCAGCTCCCTGCGGAGACCATCGCCCTCCTGGAGGCCTACTCCGCTGGCGTGAATGCCTATTTGGCTGAGCTCCGCGAGGGCAAGTATCAGCTGCCCCCGAGCTACGGCACGGCGCTACTCAAAGACGTGACTCCCGCGGACATCGACGAGTGGCTGCCGCGGGATACGATTGCGGTGGCGCGCGTCATGGAGTGGCAGCTCACCGACGGCGGAGGTGATTTCGATCAGTATGTCGCCGAGCGGATCCAGAAGCTGCCGCCGGACCTATTTGCTGATCTGGTTCGCTTCCAGCCGAGCGACCCCACGGTGATCTTGCCGAACTGGTTCGGCTCGGCGCAGAAGGTGACTCCCAAGGAGCCCAGCCTGCTCGGGCTCAACCCCAAGGATCCCAAGCACCTCGCGGCTTACGCCAAAGCGCAGAAGAGCCTGGCCGGGATCGACTTCAGCAAGATCACTCACCACGACTCTCCGCTCTTGGGTGGCGGGATCGAGCGCGACTCTATCGGCTCCAATAACTGGGTGATCGGGGGAGAGCACACGGAGAGCGGATACCCGATCATCGCGAACGATCCTCACCTGGCGTTCGTTCAGCCCGCTCAGTTTCATCACGCGCAGATCGACACCGCGCTCTACGGTGGCGATACCGGCACCAGCGCGATTGGTATCAGCGTCGCCGGTGTCTCTGGCATCGTGATCGGGCACACCCAGAACGTGGCCTGGGGTGGCACCGTCGTTGGCTGGGATGTGACGGATATCTACGTGGAAACTTTGAATGACGCGGGTGACGCCGTGTTGTTCAACGGGGAGTACGTCCCGATCAAGCGCTACGAGCAGACGTTCAAGGTCGGCGTCGGTGCCGCAGCCCACGAGGAAACGGACGTCATCGAGTACGTGCCTCATCACGGCCCGATCCTCGGAGGCTCCAAGGGAAACGGCAAGGCGCTGTCCATCAAGTGGACCGGTCGCATGCTGGACAACGAGGTCAAAGGCGTGATCGGCCTGCTCTACTCCAAGAGCGTCGATGACTGGGCTGCCGCTCTCGACAACATGAGTGTGCTTGCGCAGAACTGGAATGGCGCAGACACCGCCGGCAACACCGCCTACCACCCCCATGCGTTGGTCCCCGTGCGCAAGAGCGTGAGCGGCGACTGCGCCCCCTACAAGCCGATGGACGGCACTGGCCCGTGCGAGTGGGAAGGCTTCATCCCAGATGATCGCATCCCCCAGAACAAGAACCGCGAAAACGGCTGGCTGGTCACGGCGAACAACGACGTGGCAGGCACGTTGCAAGACAACGACCCCACCAACGACCCGCAGTACTTGGTGGCGGAGCGCGCGATTGGTTTCCGCGCGGGACGCATCACGCAGTTGATCGAGGAGCAGATCGCCTCGGGCAAGAAGTTCACGCTGGACGATATGCAGAGGATCCAGGCGGACAACTTGAGCCTCGAGGCAGAGCGCATGCGCGACTTCCTGCTCGCCGCAGCGGACGCGCTGCCTGCGCGGGTGACGGAGCTGAACCTGACGGATGCCATCGAGCGCCTGCGCAACTGGAAGCTGACCACGCCGAGCGGTGTCGATGCTGATTACCGCACGGATTCCGGTCCGAGCGCTGAGGAAATCGACGAGAGCGTCGCCTCGAGCATCTTCTTCGCGTGGCTACCTCGCTTCCGCAACGCGGTGTTCGACGACGAGCTGGGGGAGTACGACACCTCCCTGGGCTCCACCGATAAGGCACGCGCGATGTTCAACCTGCTGGAGCATCCGGATCTCACCGCCACCGGCACCTCGCTCTTCGACGACGTAACGACGACGGACGTGGTGGAGACCAAGGACGAGCTGATGCTCCAGGCGATGGCCGACGCGCTGACGTTCCTGGCCGGGAAGAACGCCTTCAACTCCAGCGACATGACCACCTGGCGCTGGGGTCAGCTCCACGGCATGCAGATTAAGGACCTGTTCGGTCTGTTCTCAGGAACCGCGTTCATCACCCGCGGTCCGTATCCGCGGGGAGGCAGCAACTACACCGTGGACGTCGCCGGGCAAGGCGGCAGCACGACCAACTTCATCTATGGCAGCGGCCCGCAGATGCGCTTCGTGGCGGAGCTCCGTCCCGATGGCATCGTGAGCCGGAACGCGCTCCCCGGCGGTCAATCTGACGACCCAGAGTCCAAGCACTACGAAGACTTGCTCAAGATGTGGCTGCGAAACGAGAGCTTCCCCTACTACTTCAAGCCGGAAGACGTCGCGCAGCACATGGAGACGTACGAGCTGTTCTCCCCCGCAAAGTAG